A stretch of DNA from Dehalococcoidia bacterium:
TCGCACGTCGCCGGCTGGCACCGGGAGATGGCCGGCGCCCTGGAGCGCATGGGCCGCGGCGAGAGGCCCACACCCGAAGGAGTCGACTACTCGGACGCCGACTCGTGGAACGCGAAGTTCTCCAGCGCCGCGGCCAACACCTCGCCGGCGGCGATGCTCCAGGAACTGGAGGCGTCGTTTCAGACGTTCAGGTCGGCTGCGGCTGCGCTGGGCGAGGACCGCTTCGAACAGGGCCGGACCGTCGACCGCATCGTCCACACCACCGGCGTCAACCACTACCTCGAGCACGGGGAGCAGATACGAGAGTGGCGCAAGAAGATTTAGGCCCGGGCGTCAAGGCAGACCTCCTGCGGCGCATGGACGAGGGGTTCGGCGTCCTGACGGCGGCGCTCGCAGGCGCACCGGGTCTGAGGCCCGCCCCGGAAGGCGGCTGGGGTCCGTTCGAAGTCGTCTCACACTTGAACGGCTGGCATCTCCTTTCTGCTCGTCGCCTCCTCCAGATCGCCCGCGGCGAGGGAGCGTCCTCGCCACCGTCCGACGACGAGGCGAATGCCTGCTTCGTCGCTGACCGCCGCCACCTCTCGGCGGACGCCCTCCTTGCCGAGCTCGAGTCGAGCTTCGCGACACTGAAGGATGCCGTCGCCTCCGTGCCCGCGCGCGAGTTCTGGCTCGGCCTCCACGGCGAACTGGATAGCCTGGCGCACTTCATCGCCGCCGCGAACAGCTACGAGCACTACGCGGAGCACCTGGGAGACCTCAAGACGCCATGAGCGAAACGGAGCGGCCGCCGTCCATCATCCCCGAGCCGCTGGGGAGGGCCACGCAGATCACGGAGGAGTCCGCCCAGCGC
This window harbors:
- a CDS encoding maleylpyruvate isomerase N-terminal domain-containing protein; this encodes SHVAGWHREMAGALERMGRGERPTPEGVDYSDADSWNAKFSSAAANTSPAAMLQELEASFQTFRSAAAALGEDRFEQGRTVDRIVHTTGVNHYLEHGEQIREWRKKI
- a CDS encoding maleylpyruvate isomerase N-terminal domain-containing protein, which produces MAQEDLGPGVKADLLRRMDEGFGVLTAALAGAPGLRPAPEGGWGPFEVVSHLNGWHLLSARRLLQIARGEGASSPPSDDEANACFVADRRHLSADALLAELESSFATLKDAVASVPAREFWLGLHGELDSLAHFIAAANSYEHYAEHLGDLKTP